In a genomic window of Telopea speciosissima isolate NSW1024214 ecotype Mountain lineage chromosome 5, Tspe_v1, whole genome shotgun sequence:
- the LOC122662972 gene encoding uncharacterized protein LOC122662972 — protein sequence MQFSKKGKLSLRFIGPYKILVRIRPVAYRLALPPSLKGVHDVFHMPMLRKYVHDLSHVLSEEPLELITDMFYKEQLEKILDSKIVNLRNRPIHYVNVKWCNHLKEEASWEAEVEMRAKNPSWVS from the coding sequence ATGCAATTCagtaagaagggcaagctgagtctGAGGTTCATTGGACCTTATAAGATCCTGGTAAGAATCAGGCCGGTGGCTTATCGGTTGGCACTCCCTCCATCCTTAAAGGGTGTGCATGACGTCTTCCACATGCCCATGTTGCGGAAGTACGTTCACGATCTAAGTCATGTTCTATCAGAAGAGCCATTGGAGCTCATAACTGATATGTTTTACAAAGAGCAGCTCGAGAAGATCTTGGACAGCAAGATTGTTAACCTTCGCAACCGACCTATTCACTATGTGAACGTGAAATGGTGTAACCATCTTAAGGAGGAGGCATCTTGGGAAGCAGAAGTAGAGATGCGGGCGAAGAACCCTTCCTGGGTTTCTTAG